In the genome of Deinococcus deserti VCD115, one region contains:
- a CDS encoding type 1 glutamine amidotransferase domain-containing protein, with protein sequence MTAPSLQGKTIAILAADGVEEIELTSPREAVEQAGAMTHLISLQDGEIQSMKNDMEPQGRYPVDKTAEEVNVNEYDGLILPGGTVNPDKLRLSPDAMRMVRAFYDEGKPIGAICHGPWSLSETGIAQGLRMTSWPSLRHELTLAGAQWVDEEVVTDKGVVTSRNPGDLPAFNAKLIEEFAEGDHSSRRK encoded by the coding sequence ATGACCGCACCATCCCTCCAGGGAAAGACCATTGCCATTCTTGCTGCCGACGGTGTAGAGGAAATCGAGCTGACCAGCCCCCGCGAGGCCGTTGAGCAGGCCGGCGCTATGACGCACCTGATCAGCCTGCAGGACGGCGAGATCCAGAGCATGAAAAACGACATGGAGCCCCAGGGCCGCTACCCGGTAGATAAAACGGCTGAGGAAGTCAACGTCAACGAGTACGACGGCCTGATCCTGCCAGGCGGCACCGTCAATCCCGACAAGCTGCGTCTCAGCCCGGACGCCATGCGCATGGTCCGGGCTTTTTATGACGAGGGTAAGCCGATCGGTGCGATCTGTCACGGGCCCTGGAGCCTGAGCGAGACGGGTATTGCCCAGGGCCTGCGCATGACCAGCTGGCCCAGCCTGCGTCACGAACTCACCCTGGCCGGCGCCCAGTGGGTAGACGAGGAGGTGGTGACAGATAAGGGCGTGGTTACCAGCCGCAACCCCGGCGACCTGCCAGCCTTCAATGCCAAGCTCATCGAGGAGTTCGCCGAGGGCGACCACAGCAGCCGGCGCAAGTGA
- a CDS encoding S4 domain-containing protein — MKFKLNTLINQARGGRVVRTPFVDGDEIDRRMLQDDEVRHKIAGGFPDARRVILTLHPAHIPEVDSAVTVLRLTPEDAAPAWDLQDFSVQLRRLELNEDQLGDLREDRGGFLLAATSKAAQTLAALTELGGRHVDVEEVGESAGKSSKVREVVVPSMRVDVVGAKGFGVSRAYFQQGIDGGKVRLNGQPARASSEIREGDSLAAEGLGRIDFKRVVNETRRGNFKVELDVHR; from the coding sequence ATGAAGTTCAAGCTCAATACCCTGATCAATCAGGCCCGGGGCGGCCGTGTGGTGCGCACGCCGTTTGTAGATGGTGACGAGATCGACCGGCGGATGCTGCAGGACGACGAGGTCCGTCACAAGATCGCCGGTGGTTTTCCCGATGCGCGCCGGGTGATCCTGACGCTGCATCCCGCGCACATTCCTGAAGTGGACAGCGCCGTCACGGTGCTGCGCCTGACACCCGAGGACGCGGCGCCTGCCTGGGACCTGCAGGACTTCAGCGTGCAGCTGCGCCGCCTGGAGCTCAACGAGGACCAGTTGGGCGACCTGCGCGAGGACCGCGGTGGCTTTCTGCTTGCGGCCACCAGCAAGGCAGCCCAGACCCTGGCAGCCCTGACTGAACTGGGCGGCCGGCACGTGGACGTCGAGGAAGTTGGAGAAAGCGCCGGAAAGAGCAGCAAGGTGCGCGAGGTGGTTGTGCCCAGCATGCGGGTAGATGTGGTCGGGGCCAAGGGATTCGGCGTCAGCCGCGCGTATTTCCAGCAGGGCATCGACGGCGGCAAGGTTCGCCTGAATGGCCAGCCGGCGCGTGCCAGCAGCGAGATCCGCGAGGGTGACAGTCTGGCGGCCGAGGGGTTAGGCCGGATCGACTTCAAGCGCGTCGTGAATGAAACCAGACGCGGCAATTTCAAGGTCGAACTCGACGTCCACCGTTGA
- a CDS encoding DUF421 domain-containing protein, with product MSETAYFFAGWEPLIRILVVGTSLFLSVVLLLRITGNRTLSSLTTFDFVVMVAIGAVFGRALTARDLSYSEAFAAVTLLVVLQYLLSLLKFHSRTLARAIASPPVVLYSDGTFHEKALRRERLTREDLLSAIRAEGYETFSDVDLLVLETAGRISVIVKGRRG from the coding sequence ATGAGCGAGACCGCATATTTCTTTGCCGGGTGGGAGCCATTGATCCGCATCCTGGTTGTGGGCACCTCGCTGTTTTTATCTGTCGTCCTTCTGCTGCGTATAACGGGCAACAGGACACTCTCCAGCCTGACAACGTTTGATTTCGTTGTCATGGTGGCCATCGGGGCAGTGTTTGGCCGGGCGCTGACAGCCAGGGACCTCTCCTACTCTGAAGCTTTTGCGGCCGTTACCCTGCTGGTCGTTCTTCAGTATCTGCTCTCATTGCTTAAATTTCATTCCCGTACGTTGGCCAGGGCCATAGCTTCACCGCCCGTGGTTCTGTACAGCGACGGCACCTTTCATGAAAAGGCGCTGCGCAGGGAGCGGCTGACCAGGGAAGACCTGCTCTCGGCCATCCGCGCCGAAGGGTACGAGACATTCAGTGACGTGGATCTTCTGGTGCTGGAGACGGCTGGACGGATTTCGGTGATTGTTAAGGGGAGAAGGGGGTAG
- a CDS encoding cupin domain-containing protein, which yields MTQSSTYKVSRSETTHGQHGEHRLIRGQNSSMRLWHNEQPADTAEKQPSLNSYETLGYVISGRMELTVDGQTLTLEAGDSYFVPSGAEHVYRVLETLTAVEVTTPPADQAG from the coding sequence ATGACCCAGTCCAGCACTTATAAAGTCAGCCGCAGTGAGACCACTCACGGCCAGCACGGTGAACACCGCCTTATCCGCGGTCAAAATAGCAGCATGCGTCTGTGGCACAACGAGCAGCCTGCCGATACTGCAGAAAAACAGCCCAGCCTCAACAGTTACGAAACCCTGGGTTATGTCATCAGTGGCCGGATGGAGCTGACCGTTGACGGACAGACCTTGACGCTGGAAGCCGGAGACAGCTACTTCGTTCCTTCAGGCGCCGAGCATGTCTACCGGGTGCTTGAGACCCTGACGGCCGTCGAAGTCACCACGCCTCCCGCTGATCAAGCAGGGTAG
- the zapE gene encoding cell division protein ZapE — MIDLLSRMPSVTPDELTAHLTPSPRYDQVRFATYQPNPGYPSQGEARDALEAFVRAPAPKPSGFRLFRRSARPEGQGLYLDGGFGVGKTHLLASAWHAAPGRAALMSFQDLMYIIGTLGMNRAVEAFRNHDLLLIDEFELDDPGNTHMANTFLGQLMPGGTHVVATSNTEPGALGQGRFNARDFERQIQGIANRFVPHTIDGPDYRQRGTRPEDTLQPAEFAAWQARQNPDTLSIVQHRDLNRHLLRVHPSHFPRLLQGIGALGVEGLCPMADQNVALRFVHFIDKLYDLGLNAAFTGAPLGTLFDETYRHGAYAKKYSRCLSRLSEMLREAREGG, encoded by the coding sequence ATGATTGACCTGCTCTCCCGCATGCCCAGCGTTACGCCCGACGAGCTGACGGCCCACCTGACTCCCAGCCCCCGCTACGACCAGGTGCGCTTCGCCACCTATCAGCCCAACCCCGGCTACCCCAGCCAGGGCGAAGCGCGCGATGCCCTTGAAGCCTTTGTGCGGGCGCCAGCACCGAAACCCAGCGGCTTTCGCCTGTTCCGCCGTTCTGCCCGGCCAGAGGGACAGGGCCTGTACCTGGACGGTGGCTTCGGGGTAGGCAAGACCCACCTGCTGGCCAGCGCCTGGCACGCTGCTCCGGGCCGGGCCGCACTGATGAGTTTCCAGGACCTGATGTACATCATCGGAACGCTGGGCATGAACCGCGCCGTGGAAGCTTTCCGCAACCACGACCTGCTGCTGATCGACGAATTCGAGCTGGACGATCCAGGCAACACCCACATGGCCAATACCTTCCTGGGACAGCTGATGCCTGGCGGCACGCATGTGGTCGCCACCAGCAACACCGAACCCGGAGCCCTGGGCCAGGGCCGCTTTAACGCCCGTGACTTCGAACGCCAGATTCAGGGTATTGCCAACCGTTTTGTGCCTCATACCATCGACGGGCCGGACTACCGTCAGCGCGGCACCCGGCCGGAAGACACGCTTCAGCCTGCCGAATTCGCCGCCTGGCAGGCCCGGCAGAACCCCGATACCCTCAGTATCGTGCAGCACCGCGACCTCAACCGGCACCTGCTGCGCGTTCACCCCAGCCACTTTCCCCGCCTGCTCCAGGGCATCGGGGCGCTGGGTGTCGAGGGGCTGTGCCCAATGGCAGACCAGAACGTTGCGCTCCGGTTCGTGCATTTCATCGACAAGCTGTATGACCTGGGACTCAATGCGGCATTTACAGGGGCGCCGCTGGGGACGCTGTTCGATGAGACGTACCGGCATGGCGCGTATGCGAAGAAGTACAGCCGGTGTCTGTCGAGGCTTTCGGAGATGTTGCGGGAGGCTCGGGAGGGGGGATAA
- the dnaG gene encoding DNA primase, producing the protein MIGEHVRLTPAGKGRLKGLCPFHKEKSPSFQVDTEQGYYYCFGCKAGGDIFSFVQRTENLSFGDAMRKLAEQAGIQVEAKYGEKSSRDLYDVNAFALEYFREHLPGVALEYLRRRGLTDETIAAFELGYAPDGWDGLLKRARTKGLSERQLLEAGLLIENPESGRVYDRFRGRVMFPIRDHLGRLVGYGGRVLDDTKPKYLNTPETEAFRKGELLYGLDKARTHLKGGSELVVVEGYMDVITMHQHGFTGAVASLGTALTAEHATLLERLGAQKLTLMFDQDEAGLKATLSGLDQVLGAKFRVRATSVPSGKDPADALLAGDIVGIRQALTSGLDEVHYRVQAAVEAHGLSTSEGKRRVLMQLLPRMQNLDPLDEGAEQMRTIACEQLGIKPEALMEWIASKAKRRQLTDTHLAGMSTHRTEEDRELALLRQLLVDPSLLAKLDGSTPWRNESVRKVMLAAQGAHSPDAILDVFRGQPEEQLLIRLMFEGRDAGTIGRANSQQYEQNVNAYAAAAVDDIQVSMSIDSMRAEVDLLKKQVMAAPPAEQLSMLKQIQELQRAIEAEKRARRSSA; encoded by the coding sequence GTGATTGGCGAGCATGTGCGTCTCACTCCAGCCGGCAAGGGCCGCCTGAAAGGTCTGTGTCCTTTTCACAAGGAAAAGAGCCCCAGCTTTCAGGTAGACACCGAGCAGGGCTACTATTACTGCTTTGGCTGCAAGGCCGGCGGCGACATCTTCTCGTTCGTGCAGCGCACCGAGAACCTGAGCTTTGGTGACGCCATGCGCAAGCTGGCCGAGCAGGCCGGGATTCAGGTGGAGGCCAAATACGGTGAAAAGAGCAGCCGGGACCTGTATGACGTCAACGCGTTTGCGCTGGAGTATTTCCGCGAACACCTGCCGGGAGTAGCCCTGGAGTATCTGCGCCGGCGGGGCCTGACGGACGAGACCATTGCCGCATTTGAACTGGGCTACGCCCCGGACGGCTGGGACGGGCTGCTCAAGCGGGCACGTACCAAAGGCCTCAGCGAACGGCAACTGCTCGAAGCCGGCCTGCTGATCGAGAACCCCGAATCTGGACGGGTGTATGACCGCTTCCGGGGCCGGGTCATGTTTCCCATTCGTGATCACCTGGGCCGCCTGGTGGGCTACGGCGGGCGGGTGCTGGACGACACCAAGCCGAAGTACCTGAATACTCCGGAGACCGAAGCTTTCCGCAAGGGTGAACTGCTGTACGGCCTGGACAAAGCCCGCACGCACCTGAAAGGCGGTTCGGAGCTGGTGGTGGTCGAAGGGTACATGGACGTTATTACCATGCACCAGCACGGCTTTACCGGCGCAGTGGCCTCGCTGGGCACGGCCCTGACAGCCGAGCATGCCACCCTGCTAGAACGCCTGGGAGCACAGAAGCTGACCCTGATGTTCGACCAGGACGAGGCCGGACTCAAGGCGACCCTGTCGGGGCTGGATCAGGTACTGGGAGCCAAGTTCCGCGTGCGGGCCACCAGCGTGCCCAGCGGTAAGGACCCGGCCGACGCCCTCTTGGCTGGGGATATCGTGGGCATCCGTCAGGCACTGACCAGCGGCCTGGATGAGGTGCATTACCGGGTACAGGCCGCCGTGGAAGCGCACGGCCTGAGCACCAGTGAGGGCAAACGCCGGGTGCTGATGCAGCTGCTGCCGCGCATGCAGAACCTTGATCCCCTGGATGAGGGTGCCGAGCAGATGCGGACCATTGCCTGCGAGCAGCTCGGCATCAAACCTGAGGCGCTGATGGAGTGGATCGCGTCCAAGGCCAAGCGCCGGCAGCTGACCGACACGCACCTGGCCGGCATGAGTACCCACCGCACCGAGGAAGACCGTGAGCTGGCACTGCTGCGTCAGCTGCTGGTGGACCCCAGCCTGCTGGCCAAACTGGACGGCAGCACGCCGTGGCGCAACGAGAGCGTGCGCAAGGTGATGCTGGCCGCCCAGGGTGCTCACAGCCCAGACGCGATTCTGGATGTCTTCCGTGGCCAGCCTGAAGAGCAGCTGCTGATCCGCCTGATGTTCGAGGGACGTGACGCCGGCACCATCGGCCGGGCGAACTCCCAGCAGTACGAGCAGAACGTCAACGCCTACGCGGCCGCTGCTGTAGACGATATCCAGGTCAGCATGAGCATCGACTCTATGCGGGCTGAAGTTGACCTGTTGAAAAAACAGGTTATGGCCGCCCCACCCGCCGAGCAGCTGAGCATGCTCAAGCAGATTCAGGAGTTGCAGCGGGCTATTGAGGCGGAGAAACGGGCCCGGCGGAGTTCGGCGTAA
- a CDS encoding sensor domain-containing protein: MTPVNTNPALHTALRDVLRLHSPLSTLMAPVGGEVLCVTAENVRSRPGADLVPPDAWLDRGEMTWLTRDGTLLGLLWSEAGSVPPDAEQVLTLLLSAARQDGPNHETDVLITQLPVPALWLSSDLRIRQVSRPFLEWFRTTDAAVVGRAVSEVVPGQPDLIRALEQAAAGRATRLPDAVFQLPDGPRPVRGETRPFFAAGQAGVMALWQDTSSEHAQALQIQALLDTDTPTALLKEDGAVLQASTGLLELAPPTAAAVPGAPLWAWPCFADVPSEAVRQLVSVASGGGAAQADVSLALGGTLALSVRRTSVPGLLIASSAPPGVHAAGAPAGLVAQMLSHLEDAAVALDHGGRVQFVSDPAATLLGVDAARLLGLGFGRVLADLGVHAFTPQGEPLPLPDWREQHKNFEKEIQLALPSGTVRTMQIRGSVLALEGTQSGKPGLLLSARDVTALRHAQAKMRHDARHDALTGLLNRAGLREVLTRPPTGPEAVACLGVEDFAALTAALGRTAFDHLLIQLAARLNDLAAAYGGEAARLADTVFAVQLPGMAAPEATQRLRTMLATPLRAGRRDVPLGCALGVTDQVNADRLADAEIAMQHARQQGRAQVSVFHPGMRAEVARTFELEDALGQALGGEQFTLLYQPAVRLSDGRPLGAEALLRWNHPSLGVLSPGAFLPVASRMDLLTQVSEWVVTAALQGRREVRAARPGAFADWQVSVNLSLAELRGSAGLGRLLPTLRAEGAPDIEVTAGSLLDHSQDTLGLLEQLRSLGAQLSVDDFGDSSTNLAALTRFPLSAVKLHPTLTARVPEDARSVTLVEGTVDLAHRLGLSVTAVGVETPEQLAMLRDLGCDAAQGFAIAPPLSTPDLLTWLQSHDM, encoded by the coding sequence ATGACGCCGGTCAATACGAATCCTGCCCTCCATACTGCTCTGCGCGATGTTCTGCGGCTGCATTCCCCACTCTCGACGCTGATGGCGCCGGTAGGAGGTGAGGTGCTGTGCGTCACGGCCGAGAACGTCAGATCGCGTCCGGGCGCAGACCTGGTGCCTCCCGATGCCTGGCTCGACCGCGGTGAAATGACCTGGCTGACCCGTGACGGAACACTGTTGGGGCTGCTGTGGAGCGAGGCGGGATCAGTACCCCCCGATGCCGAGCAGGTGCTGACCCTGCTTCTGTCTGCAGCCCGCCAGGATGGCCCGAACCATGAAACCGACGTGCTGATTACCCAGTTGCCGGTTCCGGCACTGTGGCTTTCGTCAGACCTCAGGATCCGGCAGGTCAGCCGGCCCTTTCTGGAGTGGTTCAGGACCACTGACGCAGCCGTGGTCGGGCGCGCTGTGAGCGAGGTTGTGCCTGGACAGCCAGACCTGATCCGCGCACTGGAGCAGGCCGCTGCCGGGCGGGCCACGCGTCTGCCCGACGCCGTCTTTCAGCTGCCCGACGGCCCGCGGCCTGTCCGGGGTGAAACGCGGCCTTTTTTCGCCGCCGGACAGGCCGGTGTGATGGCGCTCTGGCAGGACACCTCTTCTGAGCATGCCCAGGCCCTGCAAATCCAGGCCCTGCTCGATACGGACACTCCCACGGCACTTCTGAAAGAGGACGGTGCCGTGCTGCAGGCCAGCACCGGACTGCTGGAGCTGGCGCCTCCTACCGCGGCGGCGGTTCCTGGAGCGCCGCTGTGGGCCTGGCCCTGCTTTGCCGACGTGCCGTCCGAAGCGGTACGGCAGCTGGTCAGCGTGGCCTCGGGTGGAGGTGCGGCGCAGGCGGACGTCTCGTTGGCGCTGGGCGGCACGCTGGCCCTCAGTGTCCGGCGCACCTCGGTCCCGGGTCTGCTGATTGCCAGCAGCGCTCCGCCTGGGGTGCACGCCGCCGGAGCTCCGGCGGGACTGGTGGCGCAGATGCTGTCTCACCTGGAAGACGCAGCAGTGGCACTGGACCACGGCGGACGCGTGCAGTTCGTCAGTGATCCGGCAGCCACCCTGCTGGGGGTAGACGCCGCTCGGCTGCTGGGCCTGGGCTTCGGACGGGTCCTGGCCGACCTGGGTGTACACGCGTTTACGCCGCAGGGCGAGCCTCTGCCGCTCCCAGACTGGCGCGAGCAGCACAAGAACTTTGAGAAGGAAATTCAGCTGGCCCTGCCCAGCGGCACGGTCCGGACCATGCAGATTCGCGGCTCTGTGCTGGCATTGGAGGGCACGCAGAGTGGCAAGCCAGGGCTGCTGCTCAGCGCACGCGACGTGACGGCCCTGCGGCATGCCCAGGCCAAGATGCGGCATGACGCGCGCCACGACGCGCTGACCGGGCTGCTCAACCGCGCTGGCCTGCGTGAGGTTCTGACCCGGCCGCCGACCGGACCGGAAGCGGTGGCCTGCCTGGGAGTTGAGGACTTCGCGGCGCTGACGGCGGCACTGGGACGCACTGCCTTTGACCATCTGCTGATTCAGCTCGCCGCGCGTCTCAACGATCTCGCAGCAGCTTATGGAGGCGAGGCGGCGAGGCTGGCCGATACGGTGTTTGCCGTACAGCTGCCCGGTATGGCTGCCCCGGAAGCCACACAGCGCCTGCGCACCATGCTGGCCACCCCACTGCGGGCCGGACGGCGTGATGTGCCGCTGGGGTGTGCGCTGGGGGTCACCGATCAGGTCAACGCCGACCGACTGGCCGACGCGGAGATTGCCATGCAGCACGCCCGGCAGCAGGGGCGCGCCCAGGTCAGCGTGTTCCACCCGGGCATGCGGGCCGAGGTCGCACGAACCTTTGAGCTGGAAGACGCGCTGGGTCAGGCGCTGGGCGGCGAGCAGTTCACGCTGCTGTACCAGCCTGCTGTGCGCCTGTCAGACGGCCGTCCGCTGGGCGCTGAGGCTCTGCTGCGCTGGAACCATCCTTCTCTGGGAGTGCTGAGCCCCGGCGCCTTCCTGCCGGTGGCCAGCCGCATGGACCTGCTGACCCAGGTCAGCGAGTGGGTGGTGACCGCCGCGCTGCAGGGCCGGCGCGAGGTCCGCGCTGCCCGGCCGGGAGCCTTCGCGGACTGGCAGGTCAGTGTGAACCTCAGCCTGGCGGAATTGCGCGGCAGCGCTGGCCTGGGCAGGCTCCTGCCGACGCTGCGTGCCGAAGGCGCTCCAGACATCGAGGTCACAGCCGGCAGCCTGCTGGACCACAGTCAGGACACCCTGGGGCTGCTTGAGCAGCTGCGCTCGCTGGGTGCTCAGCTGAGCGTGGACGACTTCGGCGACAGCTCCACCAACCTGGCTGCGCTGACACGCTTTCCGCTGAGTGCTGTCAAGCTGCACCCCACCCTGACAGCCCGCGTGCCCGAAGACGCCCGCAGCGTGACGCTGGTTGAGGGTACGGTTGACCTGGCGCACCGCCTGGGCCTGAGTGTCACGGCGGTCGGGGTCGAGACGCCTGAGCAGCTGGCCATGCTGCGTGACCTGGGCTGTGACGCCGCGCAGGGCTTTGCGATTGCCCCGCCCCTCTCTACGCCGGACCTGTTGACCTGGCTGCAAAGCCACGACATGTAA
- a CDS encoding DUF3197 domain-containing protein encodes MSTLDPLGVPGAPLETLNAALSGAQTLNLNGGRLLLVTDWQGHRPLARYGAVLLPASGEPLVLTATFGPRFGPTGAQALAELVTWAQEQGLVLRETVLSPSAFMQVLEEPDHEEIRHLVAASNPTDPGIYTWPDVRAEQEDQDGWDD; translated from the coding sequence ATGTCGACCCTTGATCCGCTGGGCGTGCCGGGCGCCCCCTTGGAGACCCTCAATGCCGCCCTGTCCGGCGCCCAGACGCTGAACCTGAACGGAGGCCGGCTGCTGCTGGTCACCGACTGGCAGGGGCACCGTCCACTGGCCCGTTACGGTGCGGTTCTGCTCCCGGCCTCCGGCGAGCCACTGGTGCTGACCGCCACGTTCGGCCCGCGCTTCGGACCCACAGGGGCCCAGGCTCTGGCAGAACTGGTGACCTGGGCGCAGGAGCAGGGGCTGGTCCTGCGCGAAACAGTGCTGAGTCCCAGTGCGTTTATGCAGGTCCTCGAAGAGCCTGACCACGAGGAAATCCGTCATCTGGTGGCCGCCAGCAATCCGACCGACCCAGGCATCTATACCTGGCCTGATGTCCGGGCCGAGCAGGAAGACCAAGACGGCTGGGACGACTGA
- a CDS encoding nuclear transport factor 2 family protein, whose translation MTTTDSFMQALQQAEQTGNVDALVALHAPDVTLRNLTTQTWEGQDGARAFWEAYLSAFDRIRSEFTRSQENDGLGVMEWEATGQVKGGHELAYRGVSLIDIEDGQVKTFRTYYDSAAFVEPAASH comes from the coding sequence ATGACCACCACGGACAGCTTCATGCAGGCCCTCCAGCAGGCAGAACAGACCGGAAACGTGGACGCCCTGGTCGCTCTGCATGCCCCCGACGTCACACTCAGAAATCTGACCACCCAGACCTGGGAAGGTCAGGACGGCGCGCGGGCATTCTGGGAGGCATACCTGAGTGCCTTTGACCGCATCCGCAGCGAGTTCACCCGAAGCCAGGAAAATGATGGTCTGGGCGTCATGGAGTGGGAAGCCACAGGTCAGGTTAAGGGTGGACACGAGCTGGCCTACCGTGGCGTCAGCCTGATCGATATAGAAGACGGACAGGTCAAGACTTTCCGTACGTATTACGACAGTGCCGCGTTCGTCGAGCCTGCCGCCTCCCATTGA